From Catenulispora sp. GP43, one genomic window encodes:
- a CDS encoding HAMP domain-containing protein — MSMANGTEDPEAPGLSQLLAGLTAVRDGDFGTRLPEDGDGLLVEIATVFNGMVDQLSLFTSEVTRVAREVGTDGRLGGQAEVPGVSGTWKDLTDSVNAMAGNLTTQVRDIAQVATAVAKGDLSQKIDVDARGEILELKNTLNTMVDQLSSFAAEVTRVAREVGTEGRLGGQADVKGVSGTWKDLTESVNFMANNLTDQVRSIAEVTTAVAKGDLSQKITVDARGEILQLKSTINTMVDQLSAFADEVTRVAREVGTEGMLGGQAQVPGVAGTWRDLTDSVNFMAGNLTAQVRSIAQVATAVAKGDLTRTIDVDARGEILELKNTLNTMVDQLSSFADEVTRVAREVGTDGRLGGQADVKGVSGTWKDLTESVNVMADNLTAQVRSIAEVTTAVAKGDLSQKIRVDARGEILELKETINTMVDQLSAFADEVTRVAREVGTEGNLGGQATVRGVSGTWKDLTDNVNVMASNLTGQVRSIAQVASAVAKGDLSQKITVEAKGEVAALAEVINTMVDTLSAFADEVTRVAREVGTEGTLGGQARVPNVAGTWKDLTDNVNFMANNLTNQVRNIAQVTTAVAQGDLTRKIDVDARGEILELKTTINTMVDQLSSFAAEVTRVAREVGSEGRLGGQAEVEGVSGTWKRLTENVNELAGNLTRQVRAIAGVTSAVAEGDLTRSITVDASGEVAELKDNINSMVESLRETTRANRDQDWLKSNLARISGLMQGRRDLAVVAELVMDELTPLVGAQYGAFFLAEEAGDGGGTELRLISSYGDPGDERPTRFRLGQSLVGQAARSKRVIAIDDVPDGYVELGSALGRTAAASLVVLPIVAEDQVLGVIELASMHRFTDVHRAFLEQLMETIGVNVNTIIANARTDELLGESQRLAAELQARSGELQIRQEQLQTSNAELEEKAALLASQNRDIETKNLEIEQARQELETRAQQLALASKYKSEFLANMSHELRTPLNSLLILAQLLAQNSNRNLTPKQVEYAGVIHSAGSDLLQLIDDILDLSKVEAGKMNVDPERVSLQRLLDYVEATFHPLTTQKGLEFRVRTAAGMPGEMLTDDSRLRQVLRNLLSNAVKFTESGAVELSIEPAAPGELPVGARDNGPALAFRVKDTGIGIPEQQLETIFGAFQQADGTTSRKYGGTGLGLSISREIAQLLGGAITAESVLGEGSTFTLYLPIAHPEWEDLVVFDSGQGGVLGGDFVPSAGQTDTLAVTGTRRPGTDRAIEGTAPRRLLVVEDRARGLLSLVAESAADDLLAGRERLGPQARVQIRTAVGPQEGAAMLAAEPHHCVVLELDMAQDGAALFLQARAADPALRSIPVLAHHNRTLRPEQEQMLRAHAELYPLELLPSLDELRERIVLHLGAEHPDDVVPLAQPGRERPAELPDSGGRLAGRSVLVIDDDARNLFALTGMLEMHGMRVVDAEDGVKGIQALQNDPSIEVILMDVMMPEMDGYEATARIRTMPEHADLPIIAVTAKAMHGDREKSLAAGANDYVTKPVDAAVLIESIQRVLGL; from the coding sequence ATGAGCATGGCCAACGGCACGGAGGACCCCGAAGCGCCGGGGCTGAGCCAGCTGCTGGCCGGGCTGACCGCGGTCCGCGACGGCGATTTCGGCACCCGGCTGCCCGAGGACGGCGACGGGCTGCTGGTGGAGATCGCGACCGTGTTCAACGGCATGGTCGACCAGTTGTCCCTGTTCACCTCCGAGGTGACCCGGGTGGCCCGCGAGGTCGGCACCGACGGCCGGCTCGGCGGCCAGGCCGAGGTCCCCGGGGTGTCCGGGACCTGGAAGGACCTGACCGACTCGGTCAACGCCATGGCCGGCAACCTGACGACCCAGGTCCGCGACATCGCCCAGGTGGCGACCGCGGTGGCCAAGGGCGACCTGTCGCAGAAGATCGACGTGGACGCCCGGGGCGAGATCCTGGAGCTGAAGAACACCCTCAACACGATGGTGGACCAGCTGTCCTCCTTCGCCGCCGAGGTGACCCGGGTGGCGCGCGAGGTCGGCACCGAGGGGCGCCTGGGCGGCCAGGCCGACGTCAAGGGGGTCTCGGGGACCTGGAAAGACCTCACCGAGTCGGTGAACTTCATGGCGAACAACCTCACCGACCAGGTGCGCTCGATCGCCGAGGTGACCACCGCGGTGGCCAAGGGCGACCTGTCGCAGAAGATCACGGTCGACGCCCGCGGCGAGATCCTGCAACTGAAGAGCACCATCAACACGATGGTCGACCAGCTGTCAGCGTTCGCCGACGAGGTGACCCGGGTCGCGCGCGAGGTCGGCACCGAGGGCATGCTCGGCGGCCAGGCGCAGGTGCCCGGAGTCGCCGGCACCTGGCGCGACCTCACCGACTCGGTGAACTTCATGGCCGGCAACCTGACCGCGCAGGTGCGCTCCATCGCCCAGGTCGCGACCGCGGTGGCCAAGGGCGACCTGACCCGCACCATCGACGTGGACGCCCGGGGCGAGATCCTGGAGCTGAAGAACACCCTCAACACCATGGTCGACCAGCTCTCGTCCTTCGCCGACGAGGTCACCCGGGTCGCGCGCGAGGTCGGCACCGACGGCCGCCTCGGCGGCCAGGCCGACGTCAAGGGCGTCTCAGGGACCTGGAAGGACCTCACCGAGTCGGTCAACGTCATGGCCGACAACCTCACCGCGCAGGTGCGCTCGATCGCCGAGGTCACCACCGCGGTCGCCAAGGGCGACCTGTCGCAGAAGATCCGCGTCGACGCCCGCGGGGAGATCCTGGAGCTGAAGGAGACCATCAACACGATGGTCGACCAGCTCTCGGCCTTCGCCGACGAGGTCACGCGGGTGGCCCGCGAGGTCGGCACCGAGGGCAACCTCGGCGGCCAGGCCACGGTGCGCGGCGTGTCCGGGACCTGGAAGGACCTGACCGACAACGTCAACGTCATGGCCTCCAACCTGACCGGCCAGGTGCGCTCCATCGCCCAGGTCGCCTCCGCGGTGGCCAAGGGCGACCTGTCGCAGAAGATCACCGTCGAGGCCAAGGGCGAGGTCGCGGCGCTGGCCGAGGTCATCAACACCATGGTCGACACGCTGTCGGCGTTCGCCGACGAGGTGACCCGGGTGGCCCGCGAGGTCGGTACCGAGGGCACCCTGGGCGGCCAGGCGCGGGTGCCGAACGTCGCCGGGACCTGGAAGGACCTGACCGACAACGTCAACTTCATGGCGAACAACCTGACCAACCAGGTGCGCAACATCGCGCAGGTCACCACCGCGGTGGCGCAGGGCGACCTGACGCGCAAGATCGACGTCGACGCGCGCGGGGAGATCCTGGAGCTCAAGACCACCATCAACACCATGGTCGACCAGCTCTCCTCCTTCGCCGCCGAGGTCACGCGGGTGGCGCGCGAGGTCGGCAGCGAGGGCCGCCTGGGCGGCCAGGCCGAGGTCGAGGGCGTGTCCGGGACCTGGAAGCGGCTCACCGAGAACGTCAACGAGCTGGCCGGGAACCTGACCCGGCAGGTCCGCGCGATCGCCGGGGTGACCAGCGCGGTCGCCGAGGGCGACCTGACCCGCTCGATCACCGTCGACGCCTCCGGCGAGGTCGCCGAGCTCAAGGACAACATCAACTCCATGGTGGAGTCGCTGCGCGAGACCACCCGGGCCAACCGCGACCAGGACTGGCTGAAGTCCAACCTGGCCCGGATCTCCGGCCTGATGCAGGGCCGCCGCGACCTGGCGGTGGTCGCCGAGCTGGTGATGGACGAGCTCACCCCGCTGGTCGGCGCCCAGTACGGCGCGTTCTTCCTGGCCGAGGAGGCCGGCGACGGCGGCGGGACCGAGCTGCGCCTGATCAGCTCCTACGGCGACCCCGGCGATGAGCGGCCGACCCGCTTCCGCCTCGGCCAGTCGCTGGTCGGCCAGGCCGCGCGCAGCAAGCGCGTCATCGCCATCGACGACGTCCCCGACGGCTACGTCGAGCTCGGCTCGGCCCTGGGCCGCACCGCCGCGGCCAGCCTGGTCGTCCTGCCGATCGTGGCCGAGGACCAGGTGCTCGGCGTCATCGAGCTGGCCTCGATGCACCGGTTCACCGACGTGCACCGGGCGTTCCTGGAACAGCTGATGGAGACCATCGGCGTCAACGTCAACACCATCATCGCCAACGCCCGCACCGATGAGCTGCTCGGGGAGTCCCAGCGCCTGGCCGCCGAACTGCAGGCCCGCTCCGGCGAGCTCCAGATCCGCCAGGAGCAGTTGCAGACCTCCAACGCCGAGCTGGAGGAGAAGGCCGCGCTGCTGGCCAGCCAGAACCGCGACATCGAGACCAAGAACCTGGAGATCGAGCAGGCCCGGCAGGAACTGGAGACCCGGGCCCAGCAGCTGGCGCTGGCCTCCAAGTACAAGTCGGAGTTCCTGGCCAACATGAGCCACGAGCTGCGCACCCCGCTGAACAGCCTGCTGATCCTGGCCCAGCTGCTGGCCCAGAACTCCAACCGCAACCTGACCCCCAAGCAGGTCGAGTACGCCGGCGTGATCCACTCCGCCGGCTCGGACCTGCTCCAGCTGATCGACGACATCCTGGACCTGTCCAAGGTCGAGGCCGGCAAGATGAACGTGGACCCCGAGCGGGTCTCGCTGCAGCGGCTGCTGGACTACGTCGAGGCCACGTTCCACCCGCTGACCACGCAGAAGGGCCTGGAGTTCCGGGTCCGCACCGCGGCCGGGATGCCCGGGGAGATGCTCACTGACGACTCCCGGCTGCGCCAGGTGCTGCGCAACCTGCTGTCCAACGCCGTGAAGTTCACCGAGTCCGGCGCCGTCGAGCTCAGCATCGAACCGGCCGCCCCCGGGGAACTCCCGGTCGGGGCCCGCGACAACGGCCCGGCCCTGGCCTTCCGCGTCAAGGACACCGGCATCGGGATCCCCGAGCAGCAGCTGGAGACCATCTTCGGCGCCTTCCAGCAGGCCGACGGCACCACCAGCCGCAAGTACGGCGGCACGGGCCTGGGCCTGTCGATCAGCCGGGAGATCGCCCAGCTCCTCGGCGGCGCCATCACCGCCGAGAGCGTGCTCGGCGAAGGCAGCACCTTCACTCTCTACCTGCCGATCGCCCACCCCGAGTGGGAGGATCTGGTGGTCTTCGACAGCGGCCAGGGCGGCGTCCTGGGCGGCGATTTCGTCCCGTCCGCCGGCCAGACCGACACCCTCGCCGTCACCGGCACCCGCCGTCCCGGCACTGACCGCGCGATCGAGGGCACCGCGCCCCGGCGCCTCCTGGTGGTCGAGGACCGGGCCCGCGGCCTGCTCTCGCTGGTCGCCGAGAGCGCGGCCGACGACCTGCTGGCCGGCCGGGAGCGGCTGGGCCCGCAGGCCCGCGTGCAGATAAGGACCGCGGTCGGCCCGCAGGAGGGGGCCGCGATGCTCGCGGCCGAACCCCACCACTGCGTGGTCCTGGAACTGGACATGGCCCAGGACGGCGCGGCGCTGTTCCTCCAGGCGCGCGCCGCCGACCCCGCACTGCGCTCGATCCCGGTCCTGGCGCACCACAACCGGACGCTGCGCCCCGAGCAGGAGCAGATGCTGCGCGCGCACGCCGAGCTCTACCCGCTGGAGCTGCTGCCGAGCCTGGACGAACTGCGCGAGCGCATCGTCCTGCACCTGGGCGCCGAGCACCCCGACGACGTGGTCCCGCTGGCCCAGCCCGGCCGGGAGCGGCCCGCCGAACTCCCCGACAGCGGCGGCCGCCTGGCCGGACGCAGCGTCCTGGTGATCGACGACGACGCCCGCAACCTGTTCGCCCTGACCGGCATGCTGGAGATGCACGGCATGCGCGTGGTCGACGCCGAGGACGGCGTCAAGGGCATCCAGGCGCTGCAGAACGACCCGAGCATCGAGGTGATCCTGATGGACGTGATGATGCCGGAGATGGACGGCTACGAGGCCACGGCCCGCATCCGCACCATGCCCGAGCACGCGGACCTGCCGATCATCGCGGTCACCGCCAAGGCCATGCACGGCGACCGGGAGAAGAGCCTGGCGGCCGGCGCCAACGACTACGTCACCAAGCCGGTGGACGCCGCGGTGCTCATCGAGAGCATCCAGCGGGTCCTGGGCCTGTGA
- a CDS encoding PP2C family protein-serine/threonine phosphatase, with the protein MIDYPTVERAVRAADPEALPEAVRAVLLTMGVGDVEVHLADYALRVLTPLTDTRQQAGTLPIHASVEGKAFASQQPQLRRQADGSTLVTVPVTVRGDRHGTLTACLPAGGEPDGHDSDSDGLDGDDLAGDGPGSIADSARSTDGAGISDSADSAATEVETLQAVARLLGHEIVVAERNTDRYQQARRASRLTLAAETQWQLLPGRSSRRREYALGAQLEPAYAIRGDSYDWSATGTDLTLAVVNGMGEGTAAALLTSLAVNALRNARRAGLALADQAVLADQAVYTQHRGDMYVSALLLCFAYDTGLVTVVDAGSPQIWLRRGRSVERVSVDPQLPLGMFEETAYRPQTFQVLPGDRLVIVSDGAHAARSPAGELYGDAGLQRGIASSGLLPAEDVPTAILREVASHRSADADDDVVVVCVDWYGRSGG; encoded by the coding sequence GTGATCGATTACCCGACCGTCGAACGCGCGGTGCGCGCCGCCGATCCCGAGGCGTTGCCGGAGGCCGTGCGCGCTGTTCTGCTGACCATGGGCGTCGGCGACGTCGAGGTGCACCTGGCCGACTACGCGCTGCGGGTGCTCACGCCCCTGACCGACACCCGGCAGCAGGCCGGGACGCTGCCGATCCACGCCAGCGTCGAGGGCAAGGCGTTCGCCAGCCAGCAGCCGCAGCTCCGCCGCCAGGCCGACGGCAGCACGCTGGTGACGGTGCCGGTGACGGTCCGCGGCGACCGGCACGGGACGCTCACCGCGTGTCTTCCGGCCGGCGGCGAGCCCGACGGGCACGACTCCGACAGCGACGGCCTCGACGGTGACGACCTCGCCGGCGACGGCCCCGGCAGCATCGCGGACAGCGCGCGCAGCACGGACGGCGCGGGCATCTCGGACAGCGCGGACAGCGCGGCCACCGAGGTCGAGACCCTGCAGGCGGTCGCCCGGCTGCTCGGCCACGAGATCGTCGTCGCCGAACGCAACACCGACCGCTACCAGCAGGCACGCCGGGCCAGCCGGCTCACCCTGGCCGCCGAGACGCAGTGGCAGCTGCTGCCCGGCCGCTCCAGCCGCCGCCGCGAATACGCGCTGGGTGCCCAGCTCGAACCGGCCTACGCGATCCGCGGCGACAGCTATGACTGGTCCGCCACCGGCACCGACCTGACCCTGGCCGTGGTCAACGGCATGGGCGAGGGCACCGCCGCCGCCCTGCTGACCTCCCTGGCGGTGAACGCCCTGCGCAACGCCCGCCGCGCGGGCCTGGCCCTGGCCGACCAGGCGGTGCTGGCCGACCAGGCGGTGTACACGCAGCACCGCGGCGACATGTACGTCAGCGCCCTGCTGCTGTGCTTCGCCTATGACACCGGCCTGGTGACCGTGGTCGACGCCGGCTCGCCGCAGATCTGGCTGCGCCGCGGCCGCTCGGTCGAGCGGGTGAGCGTCGATCCGCAGCTGCCGCTGGGCATGTTCGAGGAGACCGCGTACCGGCCGCAGACCTTCCAGGTGCTGCCCGGCGACCGGCTGGTCATCGTCAGCGACGGCGCGCACGCCGCGCGCTCCCCCGCCGGCGAGCTCTACGGGGACGCGGGGCTCCAGCGCGGGATCGCCTCCTCGGGGCTGCTGCCGGCCGAGGATGTGCCGACCGCGATCCTGCGCGAGGTGGCCAGTCACCGGTCGGCTGATGCCGATGACGATGTCGTGGTGGTGTGCGTGGACTGGTACGGGCGGTCGGGCGGGTAG
- a CDS encoding ABC transporter permease — protein sequence MTTAMTESTTAPSVRAAGPTLRALAWVTWRQHRTAFIGLTAVFVFCGLLLLQNGLKMHTDFRRLGLADCLPGHQDPACPAGIDAFHHDQDLVTRLTAAFFTLPVLFGMFLGAPLTAREFESGTYRFAFTQGVGRTRWLATKISLVVAFTLVSACGFAAVVIWWYGPLVAPRGRLAASSLTYEIYGTVFVGRALFALALGIFAGALVRRVVPAIAVTLTGWIAVFLVTFVSLRSHFLTPLTAVDTMAPGNNPWVIAEQWTAPGGRVLSHAEAFTLQSKSAAAGHTQDLRTYLAQQGYSYRAAYFPESRFWTFQTIETSGLVVLSLMLLTATVWLVRRRAA from the coding sequence GTGACGACAGCGATGACCGAATCCACCACCGCACCGAGCGTGCGGGCAGCCGGCCCGACCCTGCGGGCACTGGCCTGGGTGACCTGGCGCCAGCACCGCACAGCCTTCATCGGGCTGACCGCGGTGTTCGTCTTCTGTGGTCTGCTGCTGCTGCAGAACGGGCTCAAGATGCACACGGACTTCCGCCGGCTGGGCCTGGCCGACTGCCTGCCCGGTCACCAAGACCCTGCCTGCCCCGCCGGCATCGACGCGTTCCACCACGATCAAGACCTCGTCACCCGGCTGACCGCCGCCTTCTTCACGCTCCCCGTCCTGTTCGGCATGTTCCTCGGCGCGCCGCTGACAGCCCGTGAGTTCGAGTCGGGGACGTACCGGTTCGCCTTCACCCAAGGCGTGGGCCGGACACGCTGGCTGGCCACGAAGATCAGCCTCGTCGTGGCTTTCACGCTCGTGTCGGCCTGCGGCTTCGCGGCGGTCGTCATCTGGTGGTACGGGCCGCTCGTCGCACCTCGCGGACGACTGGCGGCGAGCAGCCTGACCTATGAGATATACGGGACTGTCTTCGTCGGCCGCGCCCTGTTCGCGCTCGCCCTCGGCATCTTCGCCGGGGCACTGGTCCGCCGGGTGGTCCCGGCGATCGCGGTGACGCTCACGGGCTGGATCGCGGTCTTCTTGGTGACCTTCGTCAGCCTTCGATCACACTTCCTGACACCTCTCACCGCCGTCGACACGATGGCCCCCGGCAACAACCCGTGGGTCATCGCCGAGCAGTGGACCGCGCCGGGCGGAAGAGTGCTCAGCCACGCGGAAGCCTTCACCTTGCAAAGCAAGAGCGCCGCTGCCGGTCATACGCAGGACCTGCGTACCTACCTCGCGCAGCAGGGCTACAGCTACCGGGCGGCCTATTTCCCGGAGAGCCGGTTCTGGACCTTCCAGACCATCGAGACCAGCGGCCTGGTCGTCCTGTCCCTCATGCTGCTCACCGCGACAGTCTGGCTCGTCCGGCGGCGCGCCGCATAG
- a CDS encoding SpoIIE family protein phosphatase yields the protein MQENRLSSDGPGGDDTVPGTPAGSIAPTAPVPQVPQVFVPAGAGIGRLAATVDRLQAALHDAEAGADVRVLTALARGILMERLRIAPAAAARQLEELAERSALPVLELAADIVNEIAGDPAGQIARVGKTSQRPDTSGTSGALSLNVRLRAAEAGVLTASDVHAAAGSLHHQALEPLGAAAVAIWALAADGSLLLAGHSGFNAAEARSWHHTPPGVETQARHAIRTRTTLWSTDPGARRAPSIGERTLGPDATRVAIPAQLGGRLLGVLEICWPGPVGELPQSVHRQLESLAELCAHTLDVIPAADEDTARGGAVDPGLVDLLDSLLEPALILQPQHDEAGRLTDFRIAHANTRFVDPVGRPSAAILGLPFLQAYPMAAEDGGLSERIEHVHATGEPVHHDRVVLRSLIADITVSTSLTVGISRLGTDVVLTWHPEDEEARLARLLQHAQRLGRMGGFEENLLTGEVTWSAELLELFALPATAQPVPLRDLATHVHTDDVEAIFRFVRTLLHHRAPASTAFRLLRSDGVQRYIRIVAEPVLEDGTMTAVRGACQDVSAQHWTEIALAATRDRLEHTEREVEEGNRLTLRLQRAIMPVAPTMIDNRGLQIATRYRPAEKGHLVGGDWYDAVVLPNQRVLLVVGDVAGHGIDAATEMVALRNALRGLAATGATSAQMLNWLGTVAHHMSGSVVTATVFCGIYDPEDRTLRWSRAGHPPPLLVRDGKTTVPPMPEGVLLGALGDARYEEQTLQLQSGDTLLLYTDGLIERRDRDIEESLQDLLAIVQPAVGSLEEQLEHLLLHSNADTDDDTCLIGVRVR from the coding sequence GTGCAGGAGAACCGGCTGTCATCGGACGGGCCCGGAGGCGATGACACCGTGCCCGGAACGCCGGCCGGGTCCATCGCGCCGACCGCTCCCGTCCCCCAAGTCCCCCAAGTCTTCGTCCCCGCCGGCGCCGGCATCGGCCGCCTGGCCGCGACCGTCGACCGCCTGCAGGCCGCGCTCCACGACGCCGAGGCCGGCGCCGACGTCAGGGTCCTGACCGCCCTGGCGCGCGGCATCCTCATGGAGCGTCTGCGCATCGCGCCCGCGGCCGCGGCGCGCCAGCTGGAGGAACTGGCCGAGCGCAGCGCGCTGCCGGTGCTCGAACTCGCCGCCGACATCGTCAACGAGATCGCCGGCGATCCGGCCGGGCAGATCGCGCGCGTCGGGAAGACATCTCAGCGTCCGGACACCTCCGGGACCTCCGGCGCGCTGTCGCTGAACGTGCGGCTGCGGGCCGCCGAGGCCGGTGTGCTCACCGCCTCCGACGTGCACGCCGCGGCCGGGTCGCTGCACCACCAGGCGCTGGAGCCGCTGGGCGCGGCCGCCGTGGCCATCTGGGCGCTGGCCGCCGACGGCTCGCTGCTGCTGGCCGGCCACTCCGGCTTCAACGCCGCCGAGGCCCGCAGCTGGCACCACACCCCGCCGGGCGTCGAGACCCAGGCCCGGCACGCCATCCGCACCCGCACCACGCTGTGGAGCACAGACCCCGGCGCCCGGCGCGCGCCGAGTATCGGCGAGCGGACCCTGGGCCCGGACGCCACGCGCGTGGCGATCCCGGCGCAGCTCGGCGGGCGGCTGCTCGGGGTGCTGGAGATCTGCTGGCCCGGTCCGGTCGGCGAGCTGCCGCAGTCGGTGCACCGCCAGCTGGAGTCGCTGGCCGAGCTGTGCGCGCACACCCTGGACGTGATCCCCGCCGCCGACGAGGACACCGCGCGCGGCGGCGCGGTCGACCCCGGTCTGGTGGACCTGCTCGACAGCCTGCTGGAGCCGGCGCTGATCCTGCAGCCGCAGCACGACGAGGCCGGCCGGCTGACCGACTTCCGCATCGCGCACGCCAACACGCGGTTCGTCGATCCGGTCGGCCGGCCCTCCGCGGCGATCCTCGGGCTGCCGTTCTTGCAGGCCTACCCGATGGCCGCCGAGGACGGCGGGCTCTCGGAGCGGATCGAGCACGTCCACGCCACCGGTGAGCCGGTCCACCACGACCGCGTCGTGCTCCGCTCGCTGATCGCGGACATCACGGTCTCCACCTCGCTCACGGTCGGTATCAGCCGGCTGGGCACCGACGTGGTGCTCACCTGGCATCCCGAGGACGAGGAGGCCCGGCTGGCCCGGCTGCTCCAGCACGCCCAGCGCCTGGGCCGGATGGGCGGCTTCGAGGAGAACCTGCTCACCGGCGAGGTCACCTGGAGCGCCGAGCTCCTGGAGCTGTTCGCGCTGCCGGCCACCGCGCAGCCGGTGCCGCTGCGCGACCTCGCGACCCACGTGCACACCGACGACGTCGAGGCGATCTTCCGCTTCGTGCGCACCCTCCTGCACCACCGGGCCCCGGCTTCCACCGCCTTCCGTCTCCTGCGCAGCGACGGCGTCCAGCGCTACATCCGCATAGTCGCCGAGCCGGTGCTCGAGGACGGCACCATGACCGCCGTCCGCGGCGCCTGCCAGGACGTCTCGGCCCAGCACTGGACTGAGATCGCGCTGGCCGCCACCCGCGACCGCCTGGAGCACACCGAGCGCGAGGTCGAGGAGGGCAACCGCCTGACCCTGCGGCTCCAGCGCGCGATCATGCCGGTGGCGCCCACCATGATCGACAACCGGGGCCTGCAGATCGCCACCCGGTACCGGCCCGCGGAGAAGGGACACCTGGTCGGCGGCGACTGGTACGACGCCGTCGTCCTGCCGAACCAGCGCGTCCTGCTCGTGGTCGGCGACGTCGCCGGCCACGGCATCGACGCCGCCACCGAGATGGTCGCCCTGCGCAACGCGCTGCGCGGCCTGGCGGCCACCGGCGCCACCTCGGCCCAGATGCTCAACTGGCTGGGCACGGTCGCGCACCACATGTCGGGCAGCGTGGTCACCGCGACCGTCTTCTGCGGCATCTACGACCCCGAAGACCGCACCCTGCGCTGGTCCCGGGCCGGCCACCCGCCGCCCCTGCTGGTCCGCGACGGCAAGACGACGGTCCCCCCGATGCCCGAGGGGGTGCTGCTCGGAGCCCTGGGCGATGCCCGGTACGAGGAACAGACGCTGCAATTGCAGTCCGGCGACACGCTGCTGCTGTACACCGACGGCCTGATCGAACGCCGCGACCGCGACATAGAGGAGTCGCTGCAGGATCTGCTCGCCATCGTCCAGCCGGCCGTCGGCTCGCTGGAGGAGCAACTGGAGCACCTGCTCCTGCACAGCAACGCGGACACCGACGACGACACCTGTCTGATCGGTGTCAGGGTGCGCTGA
- a CDS encoding MarR family winged helix-turn-helix transcriptional regulator, producing MHEDPPPPETVAETAAAVVELLDALHGRGLESLPGGPVPPSQLRALRAIERCEGINLRALAEALGTRPPATSRLCDRMEADGLVRRTPSASSRREVELWLSPRARRVLAEVRSARVRELQEIVQTLPPDSLIGLSTHMGRLRAAIEQRLGSGQPVGEQENSAA from the coding sequence GTGCACGAGGATCCGCCCCCGCCCGAGACGGTCGCCGAGACGGCGGCAGCGGTCGTGGAGTTGCTGGACGCCCTGCACGGACGGGGCCTGGAATCGCTGCCCGGCGGCCCGGTCCCGCCGTCCCAGCTGCGCGCGCTGCGCGCCATCGAGCGGTGCGAGGGGATCAACCTGCGGGCCCTGGCCGAGGCGCTGGGCACCAGGCCGCCGGCCACCAGCCGGCTGTGCGACCGCATGGAGGCCGACGGGCTCGTCCGGCGCACGCCGAGCGCCAGCAGCCGCCGGGAGGTGGAGCTGTGGCTGAGCCCGCGGGCGCGCCGGGTGCTCGCCGAGGTCCGGTCGGCCCGGGTGCGGGAGTTGCAGGAGATCGTGCAGACGCTGCCGCCCGATTCGCTGATCGGCCTGTCAACCCATATGGGCCGGTTGCGCGCGGCGATCGAGCAGCGGCTCGGGTCCGGGCAACCGGTCGGCGAGCAGGAGAACAGCGCGGCCTGA
- a CDS encoding STAS domain-containing protein — protein MNPFGHTVADHGDHVRLVLVGDVDFAAHPVLVAQLVGLAGSGRAVVVDCAGVTFLDSMGLRALVEGRAAALDAGQTFELADPSVPVRRVIELSGTAELFPLWAPLAEESEP, from the coding sequence ATGAACCCCTTCGGCCACACGGTCGCCGACCACGGCGACCACGTGCGCCTGGTGCTGGTCGGCGATGTGGACTTCGCCGCGCATCCCGTCCTGGTCGCGCAGTTGGTGGGCCTGGCCGGATCCGGCCGCGCCGTGGTCGTGGACTGCGCCGGGGTGACGTTCCTGGACTCGATGGGCCTGCGGGCCCTGGTCGAGGGCCGCGCCGCGGCGCTCGACGCGGGCCAGACCTTCGAGCTGGCCGACCCCTCCGTGCCGGTGCGGCGGGTGATCGAGCTGTCCGGTACGGCCGAGTTGTTCCCGCTCTGGGCCCCGCTGGCCGAGGAATCAGAGCCCTGA